TAGATGTTCTCCGGGTCGTACTTCTTCTGCAGGTTCTCCCACTGGTCCTTGCGGTTGTCAATCAGATAGTTGATCACCTTCTCGGTGCCGCTCTTCTGCTTCTCGCTGCACTTGGCACAGTCCGTTTTCAGTGCATCGGGCAGGATGCGCTTCAGCTCATTGCCGTCCGGGGTGCACCGGCCCTGATCCAGCAGACACTTGTAGTAGTTGTTGAACAGGCGGTCGGACTTCAGGATCTCATCCAGATCGACACCGTCGTACTTGGTGGTGTACTTATCCTGGGCGGCAACTGCGGCTACCAAAGCCAGCGCAATGACGACGAAGAATTTCATCTTTGCAGAAACGATTTGCTAACCGAAAAGAGAATCGTAGAAAGCAACGGTTACACTCACTAGCTTGGATCACACGATGGCAGCTCACAACGCAAAACGTACAGAGCCTCGTGCCACTAATAAAGCCCTGTTAGGCAATGGGGATCTTTGCGTCGCTACGGTTTAGCATAACTAAATTATATACTATCCACCGATCGCTGTCGCGTACAAAGGGCAACTCCCCAACGGGTTGTCTACTAGCCAAGACTTCAACAATAGCAATGAGCTTCAAACAATACAGCTACAATCCCCTAAGGCCTTAAAACGTCACCTAAGGTCTTCtgtgggtcgggtcgggtcggagGGAATAGAAAAAGGGGCAACATTAGCGTACCCAGACACGGCTACACTTGAAGTAAGCCCAGCCGATAAGTGATGAGTCAGTGGCAGTTATGACTGACTGTGATTGTGACGGCGCTCTACACCGAATCCCTACTTTTACGGCCACACCGTTCGCACAAACTCCAACACGGGGCCCAGTTTGTCACGCGAACAACAATTGTAAATAACTACTTCAACAACGATAGAAGGCGCAACTTGAATGAGCTCAGAAGAAGTAAGGAACCGAGATATAAATCGCATTCATCTGGCCACACAAACTATCACTTCCGATTGTGCGTGCCCGAACGCAATCTGAACTGCGTGGAACCGATTGCGATCGTTCGCAGAGCTACAATTAACCACTCAGCCGCTATCGCCGTTCAATTAGCTGTATTGCGTGCGAGATAACTGTCTTAGCTAATGAAAGACTGCAACGCCCAACGTCGAGCAATTTATCAAGTGACGAACCCGAGGCAAACTGTCGGTCCCATTCTAAAGAACTGGCAACCTTTCTCCCAAGCCTTTCACTCGACTTCAAATGGTATCACTTTTCCAACTTTTTAACAACACCTCGCTAATGCCTTTGCCCACACACCGCGATCGTCTGTGGGGCAGTTTTAGGAATCCGCCGGCTGGTGAACTACTTACCGCTTAGGGGAACTCGTGTGTTGCTCACTGATTACGGGCAGAAGCCAAACTGTGAGTATCC
Above is a window of Anopheles cruzii unplaced genomic scaffold, idAnoCruzAS_RS32_06 scaffold02821_ctg1, whole genome shotgun sequence DNA encoding:
- the LOC128276882 gene encoding ejaculatory bulb-specific protein 3-like; amino-acid sequence: MKFFVVIALALVAAVAAQDKYTTKYDGVDLDEILKSDRLFNNYYKCLLDQGRCTPDGNELKRILPDALKTDCAKCSEKQKSGTEKVINYLIDNRKDQWENLQKKYDPEN